The following proteins come from a genomic window of Sphaerisporangium rubeum:
- a CDS encoding WD40 repeat domain-containing protein: MRETEVQAKITEALLGTLTEDSWVAADPYLLRHLAAHAAAGGRLGELADDTAFLVHADPGRLLEALGAVEPDEHPAARVYWRVAHHLRDAETTDRENILRTTALLDEPEAVARFVAAPDDALRLRWTNVQPSHFHRTLYGHTGVINALAFVTLADGMVLLASGGNDHDVRLWDPVSASPHTTLTGHHGRVKALAAVTLPDETRLLASGGSDHAVRLWDLATFSVRDDLIGTKTRVSSLAFTMLPSGTSLLAAGDIQGFIHLWDPATGQSRGKLKGHRGSVLSLAFTTLPDGTVRLASAGTDLTVLLWNMADGDHLTLRGHRHSVYGLTFTVAASGAPVLVSGGASGEIRLWDPVDGAPLGTVKAHSSWTDVVAATTLPGGDTLTAVTDMNRVVVLRDLSSGKSVTLIGHTGYVKAMVFTTLPGGTPLLATGGSDHTIRLWDPTVAARQSRHIDPDPVSALACTKTSDGMPLLATGGSTVQIRDPAGETSLATLQGHSSRVYGLAFTTLPDGTHLLASGGYDMSVRIWNPVSGAPGPVLTGHTGSVAAVAFVTLRDRSVLLASTGSESYVDSDSITHHGVVRLWDPVAGEPRGILTGHANAPKALAGGTLHDGTPLLASGGHDRTVRLWDVTTSRSRHILDRHRNSVDALAFTTLPDGSPILASGSHDRTVRLWDPLTGGLRATLTGHTGWVTALAFTTLPDATVVLASGGYDGTIRLWDAVSGRSVYSLPVSAIVNALVFAGERLVAGTARGLMVLDHLHGRR; the protein is encoded by the coding sequence ATGCGGGAGACCGAGGTCCAGGCGAAGATCACCGAAGCCCTGCTCGGCACGCTGACCGAGGACTCCTGGGTGGCGGCCGACCCTTATCTGCTGAGGCATCTGGCGGCGCACGCCGCGGCCGGGGGACGGCTCGGGGAACTGGCGGACGACACGGCGTTCCTGGTGCACGCGGATCCGGGCCGGCTGCTGGAGGCGCTCGGAGCGGTCGAGCCGGACGAGCATCCGGCGGCGCGTGTCTACTGGCGGGTGGCGCACCATCTGCGGGACGCGGAGACGACGGACCGGGAGAACATCTTGCGCACGACGGCGCTCCTGGACGAGCCAGAAGCGGTGGCGCGATTCGTGGCCGCACCGGACGACGCACTGAGGTTGAGATGGACCAACGTGCAGCCGTCTCATTTTCATCGCACGCTGTACGGACATACGGGGGTGATCAATGCGCTGGCCTTCGTCACCCTGGCGGACGGGATGGTGCTGCTGGCCAGCGGCGGCAACGACCATGACGTGAGGCTGTGGGACCCGGTCAGCGCGTCGCCGCACACCACGCTCACCGGCCACCACGGGCGGGTTAAGGCATTGGCCGCCGTCACACTGCCGGATGAGACGCGCCTGCTGGCCAGTGGGGGCTCAGACCACGCCGTACGGCTGTGGGACCTCGCCACCTTCAGCGTGCGCGACGACTTGATCGGGACGAAGACAAGGGTGTCCTCCCTGGCGTTCACCATGCTCCCGAGCGGCACATCCCTCTTGGCGGCAGGCGACATCCAGGGATTCATCCACCTATGGGACCCGGCCACCGGACAGAGCCGAGGCAAGCTCAAGGGGCACCGGGGCTCGGTGCTGAGCCTGGCCTTCACCACCTTGCCGGACGGCACGGTGCGGCTGGCCAGCGCGGGTACCGACCTCACCGTCCTTCTGTGGAACATGGCCGACGGTGATCATCTCACTCTCCGCGGCCATCGGCACTCGGTGTACGGTCTTACCTTCACCGTCGCAGCAAGCGGAGCACCGGTGCTGGTCTCCGGCGGCGCCAGTGGCGAGATCCGGCTCTGGGATCCTGTCGACGGCGCGCCTTTGGGTACCGTCAAGGCGCACAGCTCCTGGACGGATGTCGTCGCCGCCACCACGCTGCCAGGCGGCGATACGTTGACAGCGGTCACCGACATGAACCGAGTCGTAGTGCTTCGGGACCTGTCCTCCGGAAAGTCCGTCACCCTCATCGGCCATACGGGTTACGTGAAGGCCATGGTCTTCACCACCCTCCCCGGAGGCACGCCACTCCTGGCGACCGGTGGCTCGGACCACACCATCAGGTTGTGGGACCCGACCGTGGCGGCTCGCCAGAGCCGCCACATCGACCCGGACCCGGTATCCGCGCTCGCCTGCACCAAGACGTCCGACGGCATGCCGTTACTGGCTACCGGCGGTAGCACCGTCCAGATCCGGGATCCGGCCGGCGAGACCTCCCTGGCCACACTCCAAGGGCACAGCAGCCGCGTCTACGGGTTGGCCTTCACCACCCTCCCCGATGGCACTCATCTGCTGGCCAGTGGCGGCTACGACATGTCCGTCCGGATATGGAATCCGGTCTCCGGCGCACCCGGCCCCGTCCTTACCGGACACACCGGTTCTGTGGCTGCGGTGGCTTTCGTCACGCTGCGGGACCGCAGCGTCCTCCTCGCCAGCACCGGCTCGGAGAGCTACGTCGACTCCGACTCGATCACGCACCACGGCGTCGTCCGGCTGTGGGACCCCGTCGCCGGGGAGCCTCGCGGCATCCTCACCGGCCACGCAAACGCTCCGAAAGCATTGGCTGGCGGCACACTCCACGACGGCACCCCCCTGCTCGCCAGCGGCGGTCACGACCGGACCGTTCGCCTGTGGGACGTCACCACCAGCCGGTCTCGGCACATCCTGGACCGGCACCGAAACTCCGTCGATGCTCTCGCCTTCACCACCTTGCCTGACGGCTCACCGATCCTGGCCAGCGGCAGCCACGACCGCACCGTGCGCCTCTGGGACCCGCTCACCGGCGGCCTTCGCGCCACGCTCACCGGACACACGGGCTGGGTGACGGCCCTGGCCTTCACCACGCTTCCCGACGCCACCGTCGTCCTCGCCAGCGGCGGCTACGACGGCACGATCCGCCTGTGGGACGCCGTCTCCGGCCGTTCCGTCTACTCGCTTCCCGTCTCGGCGATCGTGAACGCTCTCGTGTTCGCCGGAGAGCGACTGGTGGCAGGTACGGCGCGGGGGCTCATGGTTCTGGACCACCTGCACGGAAGACGGTGA
- a CDS encoding ATP-binding protein produces the protein MTLTGPPLSKSITLIAILESAGTARRFIRDVLGDRYPAVEVVVLLTSELMANAVRHSRSGSRDGGQVTVTVEVGVGVVRVDVVDEGSELEVPVVVDRGDVFCEGGRGLWLVRELAAEWGWGDGEQGRRTVWFRVGARR, from the coding sequence ATGACGTTGACAGGACCCCCTCTGAGCAAGTCGATCACCCTGATCGCGATCCTGGAGTCGGCAGGAACGGCACGGAGGTTCATCCGTGACGTGCTCGGGGACCGGTATCCCGCCGTGGAGGTGGTGGTGTTGCTGACGTCGGAGCTCATGGCGAACGCGGTGCGCCACTCGAGGTCGGGGTCGCGGGACGGGGGACAGGTCACGGTGACAGTGGAGGTCGGTGTGGGGGTGGTACGGGTGGATGTGGTGGATGAAGGATCGGAGCTGGAGGTGCCGGTGGTGGTGGACCGGGGGGATGTGTTCTGTGAAGGTGGTCGGGGGTTGTGGTTGGTGCGGGAGCTGGCTGCCGAGTGGGGGTGGGGGGATGGGGAGCAGGGGCGGCGTACGGTCTGGTTCCGCGTCGGCGCGCGGCGGTGA
- a CDS encoding helix-turn-helix domain-containing protein, translating to MSDPDSPSKREIATPVARFGAEMRRFRESLSLSQDALAARLGCTQTQVSRLEQGSRRPHRDHAVILDRVFGLSDKGYFAMLHRRILSHPEGPRWWLDWPEEIEPRAKVIRSWDPLLVPGVLQTEAYARCLLSREPQVDPDEVERRMHARLQRRAVLDRTSPPLFVTLMDEGVLHRRIGSPEVMREQLTFLMEVADRPNVTVQVVDPACVSGLLGAFMIAQLPNGEPDTIYADSPAEGLLTSESEVVSTLWSRYELIRAWAYPEHVSLQKIQDVMHQWT from the coding sequence ATGAGCGACCCCGACTCACCTTCCAAGCGTGAAATCGCGACTCCCGTGGCCCGCTTCGGCGCCGAGATGCGTCGTTTCCGAGAGTCCCTGTCCCTCTCCCAGGACGCTCTCGCCGCACGTCTCGGCTGCACGCAAACTCAAGTGAGCCGCCTGGAACAGGGTTCGCGCAGACCTCATCGCGACCACGCCGTTATCTTGGACCGCGTTTTCGGCTTGTCCGACAAGGGCTATTTCGCCATGCTGCACCGTCGGATCCTCTCCCACCCCGAAGGCCCCCGTTGGTGGCTCGACTGGCCCGAAGAGATCGAACCTCGCGCCAAGGTCATCCGAAGCTGGGACCCCCTCCTGGTCCCCGGCGTTCTGCAAACCGAGGCGTACGCTCGTTGCCTGTTGAGCAGAGAGCCACAGGTCGATCCCGACGAGGTGGAACGGCGAATGCACGCACGCCTCCAACGACGGGCCGTCCTGGACCGCACCAGCCCGCCGCTCTTCGTGACCTTGATGGACGAGGGTGTGCTTCATCGCCGCATCGGTTCGCCGGAGGTGATGCGCGAGCAACTGACCTTCCTGATGGAGGTCGCCGATCGTCCCAACGTGACGGTTCAGGTCGTCGACCCGGCATGCGTCTCCGGTCTCCTCGGTGCCTTTATGATCGCGCAACTGCCGAATGGCGAACCTGACACCATCTACGCCGACTCACCTGCCGAGGGACTCCTTACGTCCGAGTCGGAGGTGGTTTCCACACTGTGGAGTAGATATGAGCTGATACGCGCATGGGCTTACCCTGAGCACGTATCCCTTCAGAAGATTCAGGATGTGATGCATCAATGGACCTGA
- a CDS encoding DUF397 domain-containing protein gives MAQWRKSSRSGSNGAQCVEVADNISGWVGVRDSKVLDGPVVVTTTSEWRSFVAGLKRQALR, from the coding sequence ATGGCGCAGTGGCGCAAGTCCTCGCGATCTGGCTCAAATGGTGCCCAATGCGTCGAGGTGGCCGACAACATCTCCGGATGGGTCGGTGTCCGGGACAGTAAGGTCCTTGATGGCCCTGTCGTCGTCACCACGACGTCGGAATGGCGATCCTTCGTAGCCGGCCTCAAGCGTCAGGCGTTGCGTTGA
- a CDS encoding ATP-binding protein, with product MTEAPTGAFIVVGMAEYDHHDDLEHVKRVVPDLCAALASCKLTQRLPALADGGTHLDVTTALRLPPGEQPPETLIIYWAGHGVHTPHGDYLLVRDSPRDVEDDSFAISARHLAGKVAAWRIRHAVVVIDACYSGSSAQEVADLLGKAFTQQTFPDGEPNISIIASCGPFDQVQDGYFAERFAAVVRDGGSSRDWAPGNDYVYPFQIVDEINAEAARLGHPRARHRAIGSPPRLIPNPKAMALPTDDVHTQARRQQRILDTGLRDHFRRAAGGIEVDSTGWFFAGRTQILSTLLTWLDTDHASGLRVITGKPGSGKSAVLGRIATLSHPAYRDLAEQEGALEGAAPGTIPREGLIDVALHARNKSLHDCWDLLASGLDIAPPPDGWRSSAELIDRVTALHRPVRIIIDALDEARRDAILAIATDLIRPLARHQDIRVLVGTRPNAPWMTTPTTPGRGPLTKLLDPEAQHTVILDTDPQTQQDIEQYVTRRLTRTPTSPYVTTPDATTTATAKAVAEASAGVFLFARIVTRALLSRETPLRLGTEEASKMLSGEVADVFAADLARFGDDEQKVRELLSPLAWAEGAGFPRHLIWPTVATALSPTGTTYTTADIDWLLDIAGYHVSESSEDGQAVYRLYHQAFADYFRALATQDS from the coding sequence ATGACAGAGGCACCGACCGGCGCGTTCATCGTCGTCGGCATGGCGGAGTACGACCACCACGACGACCTGGAACACGTCAAGCGCGTCGTCCCCGACCTGTGCGCGGCCCTCGCCTCCTGCAAACTCACGCAGCGGTTGCCGGCGCTCGCCGACGGCGGCACCCACCTGGACGTGACGACCGCTCTGCGCCTGCCGCCGGGAGAACAGCCGCCGGAGACACTGATCATCTACTGGGCCGGTCACGGGGTCCACACTCCCCACGGCGACTACCTGCTGGTCCGCGACTCACCGCGGGACGTCGAGGACGACAGCTTCGCGATCAGCGCGCGCCACCTGGCCGGCAAGGTCGCCGCCTGGCGGATCCGCCACGCCGTCGTCGTCATCGACGCCTGCTACTCCGGAAGCTCCGCTCAGGAGGTCGCCGACCTCCTCGGCAAGGCCTTCACCCAGCAGACGTTCCCCGACGGCGAACCCAACATCTCGATCATCGCGAGCTGCGGCCCCTTCGACCAGGTCCAGGACGGCTACTTCGCCGAACGCTTCGCCGCCGTCGTCCGGGACGGCGGCTCGTCCCGCGACTGGGCCCCCGGCAACGACTACGTCTACCCGTTCCAGATCGTCGACGAGATCAACGCCGAAGCGGCGAGGCTCGGCCACCCCCGGGCCCGTCACCGCGCCATAGGCAGCCCGCCGCGCCTCATCCCCAACCCCAAGGCGATGGCCCTCCCCACCGACGACGTCCACACCCAGGCCCGCCGCCAGCAACGCATCCTCGACACCGGCCTGCGCGACCACTTCCGCCGCGCCGCCGGCGGCATCGAGGTCGACAGCACCGGCTGGTTCTTCGCCGGCCGCACCCAGATCCTCAGCACCCTGCTCACCTGGCTCGACACCGACCACGCGTCCGGCCTGCGCGTCATCACCGGCAAACCCGGCTCAGGCAAGTCCGCCGTGCTCGGCCGCATAGCCACCCTCTCCCACCCCGCCTACCGCGACCTCGCCGAGCAGGAAGGCGCACTGGAAGGCGCCGCCCCCGGCACCATCCCCCGCGAAGGCCTCATCGACGTGGCCCTCCACGCGCGCAACAAGTCCCTCCACGACTGCTGGGACCTCCTGGCCTCCGGCCTCGACATCGCCCCACCCCCCGACGGCTGGCGCTCCAGCGCCGAACTCATCGACCGCGTGACGGCCCTCCACCGCCCCGTACGCATCATCATCGACGCCTTGGACGAGGCCCGCCGCGACGCCATCCTCGCCATAGCCACCGACCTCATCCGCCCCCTGGCCCGCCACCAGGACATCCGCGTCCTCGTAGGCACCCGCCCCAACGCTCCGTGGATGACCACCCCCACCACCCCCGGCCGCGGCCCCCTGACGAAACTCCTCGACCCCGAAGCCCAGCACACCGTGATCCTCGACACCGACCCTCAGACTCAGCAGGACATCGAGCAGTACGTGACCCGCCGCCTCACCCGCACCCCCACCTCCCCCTACGTCACCACCCCGGACGCCACCACCACCGCCACCGCGAAAGCCGTGGCCGAAGCCAGCGCCGGCGTCTTCCTCTTCGCCAGAATCGTCACCCGAGCCCTCCTCTCCCGCGAAACCCCGTTACGCCTAGGCACCGAGGAAGCCTCCAAAATGCTCTCCGGCGAGGTGGCCGACGTCTTCGCCGCCGACCTGGCCCGCTTCGGCGACGACGAACAAAAGGTCCGCGAGCTCCTCTCCCCCCTGGCCTGGGCCGAAGGCGCCGGCTTCCCCCGCCACCTCATCTGGCCCACCGTGGCCACGGCCCTCTCCCCCACCGGCACGACGTACACGACGGCGGACATCGACTGGCTCCTGGACATAGCCGGCTACCACGTCAGCGAGTCCAGCGAAGACGGCCAAGCCGTCTACCGCCTCTACCACCAGGCCTTCGCCGACTACTTCCGCGCCTTGGCCACCCAGGACTCCTGA
- a CDS encoding WD40 repeat domain-containing protein — protein MREAEIHRKIADALLATAPATGDAVDWQSADPYLLRHLAAHAALGGRLTELAADAGYLAHADQARLLPALGVTGTDLPAPARAYLRATHHLRDATPRDRAAIMHTTAVEDEPDAVRVLSGRPVRPLTARWASHARSDFHRTLTGHTGAVYALAVTSPGDGVPLLASAGYDGTVRIWDPLTATHHTTLPGHTGPVTALAFATLPDGTLVLASAGTDRTVRVWDPATTADLLTLTGHTGPVNAVAFAPLPGGDLLLASAGDDRTVRLWDLGTATHRVISDHTARVNALAFAALPNGAALLASAGDDRTVRVWDPATASHRVTLVGHTAPVNALAVTAPANGVPLLASAGDDCTIRVCNPALATRRTTLHPTFTGHTGPVHALAFPARTLGTPALASAGDDHTIGLWNPTTTDHTGLNGSTGSVRALAYTTLPNGVPLLASAGHDSGVRLWNPAAASRTTTFTGEHNAVYAMTRVSLPGDTTLVAIPGNGRPIRLCDPATGTPHRYLSGFASSVYALTTCTCPDGTPLLAVGGGERTVWIWELTTRAPRAALVGANRTVRALAFTTLPDGTPLIATAGDDHLIQLWDPRAVTARAALTGHQGPVYALSFVTLPDGTRLLSSAGYDGTLRLWDPVTTTSRAVLKAHDGPVYALTAVTLPDGATVLATAGRDQTVRLWNPSTARPRATLTGHTHMIRTLATTTLPDGTPLLASAGDDHTVRLWNPTTPSLLETMPLSAVVYSLTFTTSYLLAGTTRGVTTFDIT, from the coding sequence ATGCGGGAAGCCGAGATCCACCGGAAGATCGCCGACGCGCTGCTCGCCACCGCGCCGGCGACCGGCGACGCCGTGGACTGGCAGTCCGCCGACCCCTACCTGCTGCGTCACCTGGCGGCGCACGCGGCACTCGGCGGCCGTCTGACCGAACTCGCGGCCGACGCCGGCTACCTGGCCCACGCCGACCAGGCACGGCTGCTGCCGGCGCTCGGCGTCACCGGCACCGACCTGCCGGCCCCGGCCCGCGCCTACCTGCGTGCCACGCACCACCTGCGCGACGCCACCCCGAGGGACCGGGCCGCCATCATGCACACCACCGCCGTCGAGGACGAACCCGACGCCGTCCGCGTGCTCTCCGGCCGTCCCGTCCGTCCGCTCACCGCGCGCTGGGCCTCGCACGCCAGGTCCGACTTCCACCGCACGCTCACCGGCCACACCGGCGCGGTGTACGCGCTCGCCGTCACCTCCCCGGGGGACGGGGTCCCGCTGCTGGCCAGCGCGGGATACGACGGCACCGTCCGCATCTGGGACCCGCTCACCGCCACCCATCACACGACGCTGCCCGGCCACACCGGCCCGGTCACCGCGCTCGCCTTCGCCACCCTGCCGGACGGCACCCTCGTGCTCGCCAGCGCGGGAACCGACCGCACCGTACGCGTGTGGGACCCCGCCACCACGGCCGACCTGCTGACGCTCACCGGCCACACCGGCCCGGTCAACGCCGTGGCGTTCGCTCCCCTGCCGGGTGGCGACCTCCTGCTCGCAAGCGCAGGGGACGACCGCACCGTACGGCTGTGGGACCTCGGCACCGCCACGCACCGCGTCATCTCCGACCACACCGCACGGGTCAACGCGCTCGCCTTCGCCGCGCTGCCGAACGGCGCCGCGCTGCTGGCGAGCGCCGGCGACGACCGCACCGTACGCGTGTGGGACCCCGCCACCGCGTCGCACCGCGTCACCCTCGTCGGCCACACCGCTCCGGTCAACGCGCTCGCCGTCACCGCGCCGGCCAACGGCGTGCCGCTGCTGGCGAGCGCTGGTGACGACTGCACCATCCGGGTCTGCAACCCCGCGCTCGCCACCCGGCGCACCACACTGCACCCGACGTTCACCGGGCACACCGGCCCCGTGCACGCGCTGGCGTTCCCCGCGCGCACGCTCGGCACCCCGGCGCTGGCCAGCGCCGGGGACGACCACACCATCGGCCTGTGGAACCCCACCACCACCGACCACACCGGCCTGAACGGCAGCACCGGCTCCGTGCGGGCCCTCGCGTACACCACCCTGCCGAACGGCGTCCCCCTGCTCGCCAGCGCCGGTCACGACTCCGGCGTCCGCCTGTGGAACCCCGCCGCCGCCAGCCGCACCACCACCTTCACCGGCGAGCACAACGCCGTGTACGCCATGACCCGCGTCTCCCTGCCGGGTGACACCACCCTCGTCGCGATCCCCGGCAACGGCCGTCCCATCCGTCTGTGCGACCCCGCGACCGGCACCCCGCACCGGTACCTGTCGGGCTTCGCCTCCTCGGTGTACGCGCTCACCACCTGCACCTGCCCCGACGGCACCCCGCTCCTCGCCGTCGGCGGCGGCGAGCGCACCGTCTGGATCTGGGAGCTCACCACCAGAGCCCCCCGTGCCGCGCTGGTCGGCGCCAACCGGACGGTCCGCGCGCTGGCCTTCACCACCCTCCCCGACGGCACGCCTCTGATCGCGACCGCAGGCGACGACCACCTCATCCAGTTGTGGGACCCCCGCGCCGTCACCGCCAGAGCCGCTCTCACCGGCCACCAGGGTCCCGTGTACGCGCTGAGCTTCGTCACGCTCCCCGACGGCACCCGCCTGCTGTCGAGCGCCGGCTACGACGGCACCCTCCGTCTGTGGGACCCCGTCACGACGACGTCACGTGCCGTCCTGAAGGCCCACGACGGCCCCGTCTACGCGCTCACCGCGGTGACCCTCCCCGACGGCGCCACCGTCCTCGCCACCGCGGGCCGCGACCAGACCGTCCGCCTCTGGAACCCCTCGACGGCCCGTCCCCGCGCCACCTTGACCGGACACACCCACATGATCCGCACCCTCGCCACCACCACCCTCCCCGACGGCACCCCCCTTCTCGCCAGCGCCGGCGACGACCACACCGTCCGCCTCTGGAACCCCACCACCCCGAGTCTCCTGGAGACGATGCCGCTCTCGGCCGTCGTCTACTCCCTCACCTTCACCACCTCCTACCTCCTCGCCGGCACCACGCGAGGCGTCACCACCTTCGACATCACCTGA
- a CDS encoding alpha/beta fold hydrolase, with protein sequence MPERMDDLIVVIPGILGSVLARDGREIWNHSLAAMRHGLPPGRLADALSLDGPGEVTATGLVRGLHVIPGFWGIDGYGGLLDHLERVFDVTRGNLVAFPYDWRLSCRVNACRLEAVVQRELLRWRETVPGAKAVFVCHSMGGLIARYYLEVLGGREIARGLVTIGTPHQGAAKAAAALSLGLAPALRSRLGRFGRFLDELRDVVATFSSAHELLPTYRCVDLGDGHMHRLIDTGLPDIPTEAVKHGAAFHQEIRDAVAANPPAPYGLWTFGGHRQPTTLSLRHDASGVTALSTWNGENPHGDGTVPRFACVPPEFADDGQVRFSGDRHAALATAKPLLHAVHAILTATPVRKYQATTEDVLSLTVPDLAITGDPLTLTVTTASDRLPLTVTAEHDETAARLTGPAMRNLGEGTYQTTVTFPSPGPWRLTVRPAVPTSVDPVTDVVVAVTPS encoded by the coding sequence GTGCCAGAGCGCATGGACGACCTGATCGTAGTCATTCCCGGCATTCTCGGCAGCGTCTTGGCGCGAGACGGCCGTGAGATCTGGAACCATTCGCTGGCCGCCATGCGCCACGGCCTGCCGCCGGGCCGCCTGGCGGACGCGCTGAGCCTCGACGGCCCCGGTGAGGTCACCGCGACCGGGCTGGTCCGGGGCCTGCACGTCATCCCCGGATTCTGGGGGATCGACGGGTACGGCGGGCTGCTCGACCACCTGGAGAGGGTCTTCGACGTCACCCGCGGCAACCTCGTGGCGTTCCCGTACGACTGGCGCCTGTCGTGCCGCGTCAACGCGTGCCGCCTGGAGGCCGTCGTGCAGCGCGAGCTGCTGCGATGGCGTGAGACCGTTCCCGGCGCCAAGGCGGTGTTCGTCTGCCACTCCATGGGTGGTCTGATCGCGCGATACTACCTGGAGGTCCTCGGCGGCCGCGAGATCGCGCGCGGCCTCGTCACGATCGGCACCCCCCACCAGGGTGCCGCCAAGGCCGCCGCCGCGCTGAGCCTCGGCCTGGCCCCGGCGCTGCGCTCACGCCTCGGCCGGTTCGGCAGGTTCCTGGACGAACTGCGGGACGTCGTCGCGACCTTCTCCTCCGCGCACGAGCTGCTCCCGACGTACCGCTGCGTCGACCTCGGCGACGGCCACATGCACCGCCTGATCGACACCGGCCTCCCCGACATCCCCACAGAGGCGGTGAAACACGGCGCCGCCTTCCACCAGGAGATCAGGGACGCCGTCGCCGCCAACCCCCCGGCCCCGTACGGTCTGTGGACCTTCGGCGGCCACCGCCAGCCCACGACCCTCAGCCTCCGCCACGACGCCTCCGGCGTCACGGCACTGTCCACCTGGAACGGCGAGAACCCCCACGGCGACGGCACCGTCCCCCGCTTCGCCTGCGTCCCCCCGGAGTTCGCCGACGACGGCCAGGTCCGCTTCTCCGGCGACCGCCACGCCGCGCTGGCCACCGCCAAGCCCCTGCTCCACGCGGTCCACGCCATCCTCACCGCCACCCCCGTACGCAAGTACCAGGCCACCACAGAGGACGTCCTCTCCCTGACCGTCCCCGACCTGGCTATCACCGGCGACCCCCTGACACTGACCGTCACCACGGCCTCCGACCGCCTCCCCCTGACCGTCACCGCCGAACACGACGAGACCGCCGCGAGACTCACCGGCCCCGCCATGCGCAACCTCGGCGAAGGCACCTACCAGACAACCGTGACCTTCCCGTCCCCCGGCCCCTGGCGCCTCACCGTGAGACCCGCCGTCCCCACCTCGGTCGACCCGGTGACCGACGTCGTCGTCGCGGTCACACCTTCGTGA